A segment of the Diachasmimorpha longicaudata isolate KC_UGA_2023 chromosome 5, iyDiaLong2, whole genome shotgun sequence genome:
ATGCCGGTAAATACACTGGGGTAATTACCGTTTCGTGAAGTTAGGGAAATAGAATTTCAGCTCGGAAAGCTCGCAGATTTATGACTTTAGTGATAAGCTGATCCTTCGATTATTCCATCCATAATACTTCATTACGTCATCCGAACACCTATTTTGAATTGCACAATCATAAGTTGGTCGAATTTATTTCCAGAGTGATGAAACAAAGTGATTGTGGTCAATGACATAACGAAAATTCCGATTAATGGGATCTAACCCAAATCAGGAAAATAAGTAAAACATCTTCAGCTACATAATAATACTCGTGtactttgaaatatttcatgacCCTAGTTCCACTGACTTGTGCGAATAATCCCGAATATAATAGTAAACACAACTCCGTCTGTTACAACATGGAAATTCGAGCTGCGTTAATTCAATGTAAACTCCCGCCCCGACTTCATCCGCCACCGTGGTCACTGTGGTTTCCTCTTCCGTATCCCTGAATCTCGAAGCGTGAGAGAAATCGCATAGCACCCGGCCAGTGCCCACTGCTATGCCTATTTTCTATTCCTCTAAAGAGCAATGACAAAAGGCTCGAAGCATTTAAGAAGAAGTTGAAATATCATTGACTAGTGTCTCAGCAATCCctgaataattaacaattataAACCCCCGGTGTTTCAGATATAAATCGAAAGTCCGTTCTCACTCGTAGCCAGAGTGATCGTGCAGTAGCTTCCAAACCAGAACTGTCGGTGGCCAACATCCAGTATTTGGATACAATGCGATTGAGTCTCCGTCGAGCTAAGGATTCCCAATCGCCCCCAGAGCCTCCGGCCCAGCCCTCTACACCCCCTGCTCAATCCCCGCAAGACCAACTCTCAAACTCCCCGGTGAAGCTGCCAGAGCTGATCGAGAAGGACGCAGAGCCGCCCCCGGAGGCCGCTCCACCTCCAATACTCTCCGAAGAACATTTTCGAAGAATGCGTCCAACCACCTGGTCCCCACCTCCAGGAAAACCGAAACATCAGGCCCGCGAGCGTGTGAGTGATCCGGGCCCCTTCGACCATGCAATCGTCATCTGTCCACCCCCAAAAATAATGTCAGAGCCGTCAGACGTTCAGTGCACCAACTGGAAGTCCCCCAACACCTCCTCAGAGGCCCCGACCTCCTCTCGAATTGAGATAATCGCCCCCGGGCCGTCAGAAAATATCTGCAAGATAACGGTGAACCCCAAGTCCTCTCCCTTGGTCCACCGACTTCAGGTGGGCGGTAGCGAATTCCCCAAAGGCTCCGGACGTACCTCCATTCTCATTAATGGGGACCAACCTACCGAAACTGAGCCCAGTAAAGACGACAACAAAGTGACAATCAGCGTTGGAGGAGAGGACAGTGTCTGCAATCCAACAGTCATATCAGTCAATTCCGAGAGCTCTCCAATGATTCAGAACTCTATCGAGAATAGAACTTTGGTTATTCTGGATAACTACAAAGCGAACATTGTTCTTGAATCGCCTATGGAGGGAAAATCAAAAGCCGAAGAGGGAAATCAGGAGGAAATCTCGGCAAGTAGTGAGGGAAGAAGTAAAAAAGGTGATCGACTGCCTCGGCAGGAGAAGGCGAATGATGTGAGTCAGGATATATCGAGGCATAAGTGGCCAAGCTTATCGAAGGAGTCTTTGATATCAAAGTTGCTGGAGGACTCGTTGAGAAAGGCCCGTGAGAATGGAGAGATTCTCGATGAGAGCAGTGGCGAAGCCATTCTCCGGATTTTAAAGCAAAGTCTACTCAAGTCCAAGGATTATGAAAGTTCGGAGTCGACCCTGGAAGCTGATAATTCCTATTCAAGATCACCCAGCAGAAATTCGGATGTTGATTTCATATCGACGAATCTCTTCCTCGAGGAGAACCCTTACGAGGTAATTAAGGAGCCAATTTATGAGGAGATTCCGGACGAGCCTCCACCACTGCCGCTCAGTCCTCCACCTACCGAGGACTACATCAAAGACCAGCTTTATTTTCCGGATGAGTATAAGGaggtttattataaaaaagtcAATGCTGGCAAGTATCTCGGCTCCTATCTGTCTGATGAtctattcaagaaaaatctcGAGGATGGTGAGGGGGATGGCGACGCTGATGGGGATATTTACCTCTCCAAGAGTCCGGAAGAATTCTTTAAGAAGGTGGCGACGGCAGCCGATGgaaatttatcgaaaaaatttgaattactTAATTTTTTGATGGACGCAAAGGAAACGACAGTGCCCATCGAGGAGGATGAGCTCGAGGAGGACGATGAAGAGGATGTGGAGGACACTGAGGGCGATCTTGAGGCACTTTATGAACAGAAGGAGACCAGCATGGGTGACTTGAGCTCGAAAAGCTCACAGATTTCTAACGTCAGCGACAGCAGCGAAGAGTGCAATATTATTCTTACCAGTTCTCCTGAGGCTTCGAAGGTAATTAGGCAGTCTTATCAGAATACAATATTTTCAGAAACTCATTAATATAATCATTAAATTGCGCATTCAAAGCTACCCTTCTCAATAAGTTTTTAATAaagttaaaatatttttttatcactataATACTATAAATGACAAAAACGCGATAGTTTTAATATCAATCCTAGAGGAAATGTACTATTGATGTACATCAAACAATGAGAATTTGCGGAATATAGGATgaaaagaatataaaaatgCTGTAATTCATCTAATTATACGCATTCTTCGCGAAGAagcccattaaaaaaattttctctacgaaccataaaaatattttcatttttatattatcaTTCAGACACGGACAGTGGATATCGAGAGAACAGACAGTGGCGTAGGCTCGGAGAGCAGTCAAGCGAGCAGTAGTCGAGGTATAGGTAGACGATGGAGAGCAGGAAATGCCACCTCCTCAGGACCATCGAGTCTTCTCAGTGGAATACCACAGGTCATATCCGGCGATGCGAAACTATGTGAAGACTGTGAACAGCGTTTAGAGCCACTAATAACCGACAGGTATAATagttcataattatttccagTAAATCAATCAAGTTTCAATAAAACTGACCAATTAGTTCTGAAATATTATCGTTAAATCGTTGAAAAGATGGGAGAACTCGACAATAATCACTTTGATGGAGATGGacagtgaaatgaaaaatcattgtctGCAACATTTAACGGCCTCTTAATCGAGCAAATCGCTATCAGTTCACTTTTCTGGTTTACTTTCACATCGGTCGAAAGGCTTGATTTTAAAGATATACAAATGTATCTAATAATTTTACAATGTCGCAtacttttttcgaattttttacgGAGGCTGAAAAATAGTTAAGAAAAACGAATACTcggtattttattaaaaaaattgaagttttcGAAAATCTTAGAAATGCCTGTCGTCACGGTGATCGGAGGATTTCTTCATGATCAATTCATAGAATCTTATGAAATTGGGACCGAACCTAGACCTCAATTGACGTTCTCGATTAAGTCGAACAAGAATTCAACGCATTTACTGGTTTTTGACACATTCGTTTTCTCTTTTAGAAAATGGACAATATTCCAACCATGTAAAAGGGTTACAAGGTCTCTTCAGGGGGAGATCAGAATACTGCACTTTATTACTTGagcaataattaaaatttttaattccctaattgaatacaatatttaggatgaaaattatttgcatTTACTATTCTACTCTGCTGAAACGTGAGCGATTGAGTGCGCTTTAGTGAAGCTTTCGCTAGCAGGGAAAAACCCCACGAAAATATTGTAGTGGGAGATGTCACCTAAAATAGAATGAGCAGACGGGTGAaagtattaacaaaatgaaaCGTAAACGTGATACTTTTGCCAGAGATATTGCAATCACATGTCAAAGTCTTTTAAAATGCAGGAACAAGTGGTGCTCCTTTTAAATATGAAATCATTAAAAGCAAAATAGTAATCGGGTCACATACATCAGTTTAGCATTTATTATCGGCTTTAATACATGGTGGGGTGATACTTGAACAGGTTGAGAAAGTCGGTAAATCCCTCCCCGCCCCATAAAAGATCAACTCTCGTTAATTGATAACGACATTAATTTACGAAGCTAAATGATGGAAATTAAATGTTTTAATATCACTTACATTAAATTATTACAGTGGAGTTGTTTATGCGCCATTTGTCTGTCGAAAGTGCTCGAAAAAGCGCGCGGAAAGAAAGGAAATAATAACGGAAATTGTTGAGACTGAACAGAAATATGGGCGGGACTTGAGAATTATTCTCGAGGAATTTCATCGGCCCATGCTACGCGCCGGACTATTGACACCCGAACAATTATCAGCGATATTTCTAAATGTCGAGGAGTTGCTGGAGCACAATCTTGTCCTGGCTGAAAAACTAAGGGAAGCGGTGGAGATGAGCCAAATGGCGGGAGATGAAGATCTTATTGGTGTAGATgtaggaaaatttttcctcgagTCGGAACGCATGCTCCACGCTTTCGAGAGTTACTGCACAAGACAGGGTGGTGCTAGCCTCCTTCTCCAGAATCTCGAGAAGGAGAAGGAACTGCTCAGAATATTTCTCAAAGTCTCTCAGATGGAGAACACTGTCTTGCGgagaatgaatttaaattcatttctcaTGGTGCCAGTGCAGAGGGTCACCAAGTATCCACTACTGCTCGCTCGTCTCCTTAAGGCCACACCCATTGGAAGAGGGGATGTGCAGGAGGCGAGGAAGAGGCTACAACAGGCTCAGGCCAATATTGAATTACATTTAGAGCATATGAATGCCGTAAGTGCGCAAAGTCCCACTGGATTTCATCTAcatcaaaatatttcatcaccattattatcaattgattttaaatcattgaatattaaatatttatttaggaAGCCAAAGATGTTACTTCAACAAAGCTTTGGCGGcga
Coding sequences within it:
- the LOC135162983 gene encoding uncharacterized protein LOC135162983 isoform X1; translation: MTMTSVAVGPASLGAPPTMLTPKRYHYQQGMTPNSASPTPTKNYETLSKGKKSWSVRLGLSRQNQATEDLNAKGWGTISGGSALSRQMLYGEPWLYGTVRGVRGGLDTRGFLTPPPPPPPGAPVLVVCSCPEFLSGTTRKLGNCRKCGGHRLAGVPLGGTCRIPGSSARARPSLAGVLRPSADDPYDLMRRSRLVEPRSRARSISPHRQPNSRDSRSQSVIRPIKERKVSGDVSRTEWFDAEINYPEDSTRGDWLEENIKGPKKTRSWQETPGVPHKADDWKDPAVSSNPVTDSRRSILECNVNPYLLVKKQSRDEDDLSDDLSDNALELEERPSSSLFDPSKVKSIERVPNRGVVAAIGGQRIRVFNEPREISDEDDVPLTRIPIPKVSPKRPPRRPKETKITVKSILKRGRSDGTRKSVLFNVNNVIFAPEKSTDMMATIRRLSKINSPPKEEEITMEQPIVPQDILMERPKFITIPNIREPKRLEKRTSTIHEARIVPEMKNYPSVERGSLKRPEVPARNKRICEAERKCQGESCANEAGVSGGRSEEIEPRPDRLEDDTDLEIEIEELKDRMEEIPREERELITKANDINRKSVLTRSQSDRAVASKPELSVANIQYLDTMRLSLRRAKDSQSPPEPPAQPSTPPAQSPQDQLSNSPVKLPELIEKDAEPPPEAAPPPILSEEHFRRMRPTTWSPPPGKPKHQARERVSDPGPFDHAIVICPPPKIMSEPSDVQCTNWKSPNTSSEAPTSSRIEIIAPGPSENICKITVNPKSSPLVHRLQVGGSEFPKGSGRTSILINGDQPTETEPSKDDNKVTISVGGEDSVCNPTVISVNSESSPMIQNSIENRTLVILDNYKANIVLESPMEGKSKAEEGNQEEISASSEGRSKKGDRLPRQEKANDVSQDISRHKWPSLSKESLISKLLEDSLRKARENGEILDESSGEAILRILKQSLLKSKDYESSESTLEADNSYSRSPSRNSDVDFISTNLFLEENPYEVIKEPIYEEIPDEPPPLPLSPPPTEDYIKDQLYFPDEYKEVYYKKVNAGKYLGSYLSDDLFKKNLEDGEGDGDADGDIYLSKSPEEFFKKVATAADGNLSKKFELLNFLMDAKETTVPIEEDELEEDDEEDVEDTEGDLEALYEQKETSMGDLSSKSSQISNVSDSSEECNIILTSSPEASKTRTVDIERTDSGVGSESSQASSSRGIGRRWRAGNATSSGPSSLLSGIPQVISGDAKLCEDCEQRLEPLITDSGVVYAPFVCRKCSKKRAERKEIITEIVETEQKYGRDLRIILEEFHRPMLRAGLLTPEQLSAIFLNVEELLEHNLVLAEKLREAVEMSQMAGDEDLIGVDVGKFFLESERMLHAFESYCTRQGGASLLLQNLEKEKELLRIFLKVSQMENTVLRRMNLNSFLMVPVQRVTKYPLLLARLLKATPIGRGDVQEARKRLQQAQANIELHLEHMNAEAKDVTSTKLWRRISIIQNGRRSNGEQDMVNIKLRKMAVEVLEWAHEEARFVLEGRLLVAQPTDNNWKRGRTVKLAPVTAMLVTNGKSNTDFLATNDDSLFPRQIGIKEATLLLVKEKIGRYSLLREPLYLDKCIVCCETDLEDFFEIQELSSKETFIFKAEDGDRTKRWCKTLQAHAQSLGAWRRRRGALPNIMICGVARS
- the LOC135162983 gene encoding uncharacterized protein LOC135162983 isoform X2 → MLYGEPWLYGTVRGVRGGLDTRGFLTPPPPPPPGAPVLVVCSCPEFLSGTTRKLGNCRKCGGHRLAGVPLGGTCRIPGSSARARPSLAGVLRPSADDPYDLMRRSRLVEPRSRARSISPHRQPNSRDSRSQSVIRPIKERKVSGDVSRTEWFDAEINYPEDSTRGDWLEENIKGPKKTRSWQETPGVPHKADDWKDPAVSSNPVTDSRRSILECNVNPYLLVKKQSRDEDDLSDDLSDNALELEERPSSSLFDPSKVKSIERVPNRGVVAAIGGQRIRVFNEPREISDEDDVPLTRIPIPKVSPKRPPRRPKETKITVKSILKRGRSDGTRKSVLFNVNNVIFAPEKSTDMMATIRRLSKINSPPKEEEITMEQPIVPQDILMERPKFITIPNIREPKRLEKRTSTIHEARIVPEMKNYPSVERGSLKRPEVPARNKRICEAERKCQGESCANEAGVSGGRSEEIEPRPDRLEDDTDLEIEIEELKDRMEEIPREERELITKANDINRKSVLTRSQSDRAVASKPELSVANIQYLDTMRLSLRRAKDSQSPPEPPAQPSTPPAQSPQDQLSNSPVKLPELIEKDAEPPPEAAPPPILSEEHFRRMRPTTWSPPPGKPKHQARERVSDPGPFDHAIVICPPPKIMSEPSDVQCTNWKSPNTSSEAPTSSRIEIIAPGPSENICKITVNPKSSPLVHRLQVGGSEFPKGSGRTSILINGDQPTETEPSKDDNKVTISVGGEDSVCNPTVISVNSESSPMIQNSIENRTLVILDNYKANIVLESPMEGKSKAEEGNQEEISASSEGRSKKGDRLPRQEKANDVSQDISRHKWPSLSKESLISKLLEDSLRKARENGEILDESSGEAILRILKQSLLKSKDYESSESTLEADNSYSRSPSRNSDVDFISTNLFLEENPYEVIKEPIYEEIPDEPPPLPLSPPPTEDYIKDQLYFPDEYKEVYYKKVNAGKYLGSYLSDDLFKKNLEDGEGDGDADGDIYLSKSPEEFFKKVATAADGNLSKKFELLNFLMDAKETTVPIEEDELEEDDEEDVEDTEGDLEALYEQKETSMGDLSSKSSQISNVSDSSEECNIILTSSPEASKTRTVDIERTDSGVGSESSQASSSRGIGRRWRAGNATSSGPSSLLSGIPQVISGDAKLCEDCEQRLEPLITDSGVVYAPFVCRKCSKKRAERKEIITEIVETEQKYGRDLRIILEEFHRPMLRAGLLTPEQLSAIFLNVEELLEHNLVLAEKLREAVEMSQMAGDEDLIGVDVGKFFLESERMLHAFESYCTRQGGASLLLQNLEKEKELLRIFLKVSQMENTVLRRMNLNSFLMVPVQRVTKYPLLLARLLKATPIGRGDVQEARKRLQQAQANIELHLEHMNAEAKDVTSTKLWRRISIIQNGRRSNGEQDMVNIKLRKMAVEVLEWAHEEARFVLEGRLLVAQPTDNNWKRGRTVKLAPVTAMLVTNGKSNTDFLATNDDSLFPRQIGIKEATLLLVKEKIGRYSLLREPLYLDKCIVCCETDLEDFFEIQELSSKETFIFKAEDGDRTKRWCKTLQAHAQSLGAWRRRRGALPNIMICGVARS